A single region of the Procambarus clarkii isolate CNS0578487 chromosome 59, FALCON_Pclarkii_2.0, whole genome shotgun sequence genome encodes:
- the LOC123768300 gene encoding uncharacterized protein, with product MQYELANVQSYNKTVCPACHTNPFAIHIDGNKKLFRYEKVGRGLRESFYSESVFAADNDVTNHLNHIESLKTKVLYGGRWQHGSGLTTGEETEQIFSYMSRYNSTTKNMLKTEREEELSESSFFWNQRKHDSLARVLASRFCKAKEAAELIRKELADLSLDEKQLLIWIAELTNLAQSLNKRSVSQNDVQKGIELVCDSIRTKKSHISSVAVSSKMRSRYRAKIEADKKKLRELIAVYNEDNTEKLSVDIAEEGNFPWYNDTPQPTDNVTLQEKRNAAEKLHMYNRTMEEQNVIQLEMKSYLDFYRKKLEEITQRLDDVQNKSALPSWIIEVSIRYQY from the exons ATGCAGTATGAACTTGCAAATGTCCAAAGCTACAATAAGACCGTGTGCCCTGCTTGTCATACTAACCCATTTGCcatacatattgatggcaacaaaaAGTTATTCCGATATGAAAAAGTTGGAAG aGGATTGAGGGAATCATTTTATTCAGAGAGTGTCTTTGCTGCTGACAATGATGTGACTAATCACCTTAACCATATAGAGAGcttaaaaacaaag GTCTTGTATGGAGGACGCTGGCAGCACGGAAGTGGTTTGACCACAGGTGAAGAAACCGAGCAAATTTTCAGCTATATGTCGCGgtacaacagtaccaccaaaaacaTGTTGAAAACCG AGCGTGAAGAAGAACTTAGTGAATCTTCATTTTTTTGGAACCAACGTAAACATGACTCTTTAGCTCGTGTTCTAGCTTCAAGATTTTGTAAG GCAAAAGAAGCTGCAGAGTTAATAAGAAAGGAGTTAGCTGACTTATCTCTTGATGAAAAACAACTTCTCATCTGGATTGCAGAGTTAACCAACTTAGCCCAGAGTTTAAATAAAAG ATCAGTTTCTCAAAATGATGTTCAAAAGGGGATAGAGTTAGTATGTGACTCAATTAGAACCAAGAAATCCCACATATCCAGTGTAGCAG TTTCAAGCAAAATGAGATCACGATACCGTGCAAAGATTGAAGCAGACAAGAAAAAGTTGAGGGAACTGATAGCGGTCTACAATGAAGACAATACAGAAAAACTTAGTGTGGACATTGCTGAAGAGGGCAACTTTCCATGGTATAATGACACTCCTCAACCAACTGATAATG TTACTCTTCAAGAAAAGAGAAATGCTGCAGAAAAGCTGCATATGTACAACAGGACTATGGAAGAACAAAATGTCATTCAACTGGAAATGAAAAGTTACTTGGATTTCTACAGAAAAAAGCTTGAAGAGATAACACAAAGACTAGATGATGTACAAAACAAAAGTGCTCTACCCTCTTGGATAATTGAAGTTAGTATCAGGTATCAATATTAA